The following coding sequences lie in one Myxococcales bacterium genomic window:
- the hemL gene encoding glutamate-1-semialdehyde 2,1-aminomutase → MSGPKSRALFAQSQLHIPGGVNSPVRAFAAVGGDPIFIKAAKGAWLIDADDRRYVDYVGSWGPMIAGHAAPEVVGAITEQAKLGSSYGAPTEAELVLAQLIESAMPGMEMLRLCSSGTEAVMGALRVARGASGRDLVLKAEGCYHGGADYLLVKAGSGAMTLGTPNSAGVPEAFARSTLLVPFNDVGAVEAAFAKHGSHIAAIIIEPIAGNMGCIPPAHGYLHALRDISTRYGAHLVFDEVMTGFRVAYGGAQALYGVQPDLTCLGKIVGGGLPVGAYGGRKDVMAHVAPLGPVYQAGTLSGNPLATAAGIATLRCLSVPEAYSKLEARAAELELILREEAQKVLVPVQVQRVGSMLTVFFNDSPVLDWSSAMRSDTARFSHWHQALLAHGVYWPPSQFETAFVSLAHDDDAIEHTRDALKSAFGAVSRQ, encoded by the coding sequence GTGTCTGGCCCAAAGTCGCGTGCCCTTTTCGCTCAATCGCAGCTGCACATCCCCGGCGGCGTGAACTCCCCGGTTCGCGCGTTTGCCGCGGTTGGAGGGGATCCCATCTTTATCAAAGCCGCCAAAGGCGCATGGCTCATCGACGCAGATGATCGGCGATACGTCGATTATGTAGGATCCTGGGGACCCATGATCGCAGGGCATGCCGCCCCAGAGGTCGTTGGTGCGATCACCGAACAGGCAAAACTGGGCAGTAGTTATGGAGCGCCCACGGAAGCTGAGCTGGTGCTCGCGCAACTCATTGAGAGCGCGATGCCTGGCATGGAAATGTTGCGACTCTGTAGCAGCGGCACCGAAGCGGTGATGGGAGCGTTGCGCGTGGCCCGAGGCGCAAGCGGCCGGGACCTGGTGCTCAAGGCAGAAGGTTGTTATCACGGAGGCGCGGACTACCTGCTGGTCAAGGCTGGCAGCGGCGCGATGACCCTGGGCACTCCCAACAGTGCCGGCGTGCCAGAAGCCTTCGCACGCTCGACGCTTCTGGTCCCTTTCAATGATGTCGGTGCAGTCGAAGCTGCGTTCGCGAAACACGGCTCCCATATCGCCGCGATCATTATTGAGCCCATCGCCGGGAATATGGGATGTATTCCACCGGCGCACGGTTATCTGCACGCGTTACGAGATATCAGCACACGTTACGGCGCTCATTTGGTGTTTGACGAAGTAATGACCGGGTTTAGGGTGGCCTACGGCGGCGCGCAGGCACTCTACGGGGTTCAGCCCGACCTGACTTGCCTCGGCAAAATCGTCGGTGGCGGCCTGCCTGTGGGCGCCTATGGCGGGCGCAAGGACGTCATGGCACACGTTGCGCCCTTAGGACCTGTGTATCAAGCCGGCACCTTGAGTGGCAACCCCTTGGCCACCGCTGCAGGTATCGCGACGCTTCGCTGTCTTAGCGTGCCCGAGGCATACAGCAAGCTCGAAGCGCGTGCTGCAGAACTTGAGCTCATCCTGCGCGAAGAAGCCCAGAAAGTTCTTGTGCCTGTACAAGTCCAGCGCGTCGGCTCCATGCTCACCGTCTTTTTTAACGATTCACCCGTCCTAGACTGGTCCTCCGCCATGCGATCGGATACCGCGCGTTTTAGTCACTGGCATCAAGCGCTCCTCGCGCACGGCGTCTATTGGCCACCCTCACAGTTCGAGACGGCATTTGTGTCGCTGGCGCATGATGACGATGCCATAGAACACACCCGAGACGCCCTGAAGAGCGCATTTGGTGCTGTCAGCCGTCAGTAA
- a CDS encoding methyltransferase domain-containing protein has translation MTDHRHDAQGDGAAAAQSSNQEALEAWNTVLFDKFHRFRHVLTEGFAPHGEVAMLRHGPRAGQRVLDVGCGFGDTSVALAGLVQSMGSVLAVDGAPRFIAQAKQEAQRAGLLNLEYKVADVQTAKIPGAFDLVFSRFGVMFFSNPVVAMRNLRATLEPDGRLCVVVWCAKTENAWAAVPEAIVRSLLPPPDEKAAPTCGPGPFSMADTSVVSQILTNAGYSNIAFERNDSLVRVGHHVNDAIEFALSLGPAGEVMRLAGEAAEKHRPQVETALREALKPFVTANGIEMPSSTWIVTAHA, from the coding sequence TTGACTGATCACAGGCACGACGCGCAAGGGGACGGTGCCGCTGCTGCACAGTCCTCCAACCAAGAAGCACTGGAAGCGTGGAATACAGTGCTTTTTGATAAGTTTCACCGCTTTCGGCACGTCCTCACTGAGGGATTTGCCCCTCATGGGGAGGTGGCCATGCTGCGTCATGGCCCTCGAGCGGGGCAACGCGTGCTGGACGTGGGATGTGGCTTTGGAGATACGTCTGTCGCGCTTGCTGGCTTAGTCCAGTCAATGGGCAGCGTTCTTGCAGTAGATGGTGCGCCTCGGTTCATTGCCCAGGCCAAACAGGAAGCACAACGCGCTGGACTCTTGAATCTGGAGTATAAGGTGGCGGATGTTCAGACGGCGAAGATCCCAGGAGCCTTTGATCTCGTGTTCTCTCGGTTCGGTGTGATGTTTTTCTCAAACCCAGTGGTGGCCATGCGCAACCTGCGTGCCACGCTTGAGCCCGACGGGCGATTGTGCGTGGTAGTGTGGTGCGCAAAAACAGAGAACGCTTGGGCGGCGGTTCCCGAGGCCATTGTACGTAGCCTGTTGCCACCTCCGGATGAGAAAGCCGCGCCTACCTGTGGTCCGGGCCCTTTTTCCATGGCCGATACTTCCGTGGTAAGCCAGATTCTCACCAACGCCGGCTATTCAAACATTGCGTTTGAACGCAACGACAGCCTTGTAAGAGTGGGACATCACGTGAATGATGCGATTGAGTTTGCTCTGAGTTTGGGGCCAGCGGGAGAGGTCATGCGCCTTGCGGGAGAGGCTGCCGAAAAGCACCGCCCACAAGTGGAAACTGCGCTTCGTGAAGCGCTCAAGCCCTTTGTGACTGCGAATGGCATCGAGATGCCATCAAGCACATGGATCGTAACCGCGCATGCGTGA
- a CDS encoding RluA family pseudouridine synthase: protein MISPVEANRRIDKVLAKRDLGISRARLQRWIEEGRVRVDGEPVLAKTKVVMGDVVRIVPAPVEPSGVVPQHIPLDIVYEDEHLLVLNKPAGLVVHPAPGHAQGTLVNGLLYHWNVTASEAAPRAGIVHRLDKDTSGLMVVAKAAFVHEALVQAFQERLIAREYEAIVVGILPERAMRIETLYGRHPIHRKRFSSQVERGKIAITNVEVKNALHGSSWLRCRLETGRTHQIRVHLADRGFPVLADSTYGKVPHDPTLARAAIELGRQALHATVLGFAHPISKQWLLFHTELPVPFLRALQALGAEQFTDG, encoded by the coding sequence GTGATTTCGCCTGTTGAGGCGAACCGTCGAATCGATAAGGTTTTGGCCAAGCGAGATCTTGGCATTTCCCGAGCGCGTCTCCAGCGCTGGATAGAAGAGGGAAGGGTACGCGTGGATGGTGAACCGGTCTTGGCAAAGACCAAAGTGGTCATGGGCGATGTCGTGCGCATTGTTCCGGCGCCCGTTGAGCCGTCTGGGGTCGTGCCTCAACATATCCCTTTGGATATCGTTTATGAGGATGAACATCTGTTAGTGCTCAATAAGCCTGCGGGTCTTGTCGTGCATCCGGCTCCCGGGCATGCGCAGGGGACTCTGGTCAACGGCCTTTTGTATCATTGGAATGTCACGGCGAGCGAAGCTGCTCCTAGGGCCGGGATTGTGCACCGGTTGGACAAGGACACCAGTGGACTGATGGTCGTTGCAAAAGCCGCATTCGTTCATGAGGCCCTGGTCCAGGCCTTTCAAGAACGGCTCATCGCGCGTGAATATGAAGCCATCGTGGTGGGCATTCTTCCGGAGCGGGCCATGCGCATCGAAACCTTGTACGGGCGGCATCCTATCCATCGAAAGCGCTTTAGTTCTCAAGTCGAGCGGGGCAAGATCGCTATCACGAATGTGGAGGTTAAGAATGCTTTACATGGCAGCAGCTGGCTGCGATGCCGTCTCGAGACAGGACGAACCCATCAAATTCGCGTGCATCTTGCAGATCGGGGCTTTCCCGTGTTGGCTGATTCAACATATGGCAAAGTTCCACATGACCCCACTCTCGCACGCGCGGCCATTGAGCTTGGCCGTCAAGCATTGCATGCAACCGTGTTAGGATTTGCCCACCCCATCAGTAAGCAGTGGCTGCTCTTTCACACTGAGTTGCCCGTACCGTTTCTAAGGGCGCTTCAGGCGCTGGGAGCCGAGCAATTTACTGACGGCTGA